A window from Chitinophaga filiformis encodes these proteins:
- a CDS encoding SGNH/GDSL hydrolase family protein, protein MKKYLPILLAIILLCSFREKELTWVAIGDSITYLNDHPDETGNRVSKGYLTRLNEILPNLKYINQGHNGWTSGAIAGNIDNLGLVKADVYTVFLGTNDWWQGRPVGKIDDYQHDSGNTTVYGSFRIIISKIRQLNPGAKIVLITPMQRNDFIYIADAKNNAFGSYQKKNGQSLEEFANAVLTIGRYEKIPVVDLYHHPLLKLENMVKFKRLKNPKDGKYVNYTYPAFVGIPFNPENDEYPYPLDAVNLTYDGLHPSDKGNAVIASALADVFRRLGLSPR, encoded by the coding sequence CAGGGAGAAAGAATTAACCTGGGTAGCTATCGGCGATTCCATCACCTATCTCAACGACCATCCGGATGAAACCGGTAACAGGGTATCTAAGGGCTATTTAACCCGCCTGAATGAGATATTACCCAATCTGAAATATATCAATCAGGGTCATAACGGATGGACATCAGGTGCAATTGCCGGTAACATTGATAATCTCGGTCTGGTTAAAGCGGATGTATATACTGTTTTTCTTGGTACAAATGACTGGTGGCAGGGCAGACCGGTAGGAAAGATAGATGACTATCAGCACGACAGCGGGAATACAACAGTTTATGGCTCCTTCCGGATCATTATCAGTAAGATCCGCCAACTGAATCCCGGGGCAAAGATCGTATTGATCACACCCATGCAGCGTAACGATTTTATTTATATCGCAGACGCTAAAAATAATGCCTTCGGTTCCTACCAGAAGAAGAACGGGCAAAGCCTGGAGGAATTTGCAAATGCGGTTTTGACCATCGGACGCTATGAAAAGATTCCGGTCGTTGACCTGTATCATCATCCACTGCTTAAACTGGAAAACATGGTAAAGTTTAAACGTCTGAAAAATCCCAAAGATGGTAAATATGTTAATTATACTTACCCGGCATTTGTAGGCATACCATTCAATCCTGAAAATGACGAATATCCTTACCCACTGGATGCTGTAAACCTTACATATGACGGATTACATCCATCAGATAAAGGAAATGCTGTCATTGCATCTGCGCTTGCAGATGTATTCAGGCGACTTGGCTTATCTCCTCGTTAG